DNA from Podospora pseudopauciseta strain CBS 411.78 chromosome 5 map unlocalized CBS411.78m_5, whole genome shotgun sequence:
AAGGAGATTGTCGTTGTGTGAGCCTTTTCAAAACTATGCCACGTCCAGAGTTTAGAAAGACAATTATTGGTCAAGTACCTTCATCAAATCCAAGCATCAGTGGTTTAGTGGTAAAatccatcgttgccatcgatGGGCCCCGTGTTCGATTCACGGCTGATGCATCCGATATCTTGATCCTTGGATCTACAACAGTGTTTGTTAACCACTATTGATCTGTTCTTTTTGCTGCCAACCATCCTTAGAAGTAATGCGCTTAGTTAGACTTTGCCATGGGAGAATAAAATGTCCATTCTTTTTACGGCTTTGaacgagggagggggttaaAAAGATGCAAGCTTGACCATGGAAAAAAGAGACTCGGATACCGGGAGTCGAAcccggggctgttgagagagCAGACACTTCTGAGAAGTGAGAGTCAACGATGTTACCGCTACACCATACCCGATTGAATCGTGTGTGGTCCCGATTGATGGCAGTGGGTGTGGAGGTAAACTCCAAGTGCCAAAGGTGATTGATGTCGGGCAGCCATCGCGTTGCAATGAAAGGGGCGATCACCTCCCTTAGGTACTTTGCACAACGTAGCCCTTTCCCATTCTTTTTCCAGTCTAAAGCCTGAGGAAAGGTCTTCCCTGATGACATGACGCCACTCCCCTACGTCGCTGCCCAAGAGCCAGGCTGTCATCGTCTGACGGAGTGTTGGCTTCCGGTGGTGGGAAAGCACCACATTGAGAGACGGCGACACCGAACTGTTTCTAGCTTGCACTCTGCGCCAAAGTGCAGTTTCCTCCTACAACCATCAACGCCAGGTCGACACTCCTCTCCAATCGTCTCTCGGCATCACTTCTCTGTATACATTATCCAGGTTGTTTGTCTCTCCAACTCTTCTCCTATCTCAGTTATCAGCTCCATCATGAAGTTCGC
Protein-coding regions in this window:
- a CDS encoding uncharacterized protein (COG:S; EggNog:ENOG503PEV2; antiSMASH:Cluster_4), coding for MTPLPYVAAQEPGCHRLTECWLPVVGKHHIERRRHRTVSSLHSAPKCSFLLQPSTPGRHSSPIVSRHHFSVYIIQVVCLSNSSPISVISSIMKFATVGLLSFAQSIVLGSPSPSSYPVRRDVDLQWTVQAFPNGPFIHVNGTIEQVYSHVLKINPSFDKEFVPGHLPDEDPWSPPLQAPF